TCATCAGCACTTTCTGCTGGTACATCTTCGGTACGGCGAAACCGGTCATCACGATGAGGAACACGAAGAGGTTGTCGATCGACAGGGCCTTCTCGGTGAGATAACCCGCGAAGTACTCGCCGCCGAACGTCCAGCCCGAGACGACGCCGATGCCGACACCGAACAGGACGGCCAGGATGATGTAGAACGCGGACCAACGTGCGGATTCGGCGATGCCCGGTTCGTGGGGTTTGCGCACATGGGCAAAAAACTCGTAGACGAAGAAGAGGATCGTCACGCCGATGGTGATAAGCCAGATCAGGGGTGTGACTTGCATGGGAGCTCCAAAGGGTAGGCGTCGGATACAGGCGCCAAGGTCTCCTCCGCCCGGATGGAACCGGGACCGATGACCCGGGATGCATTGCTGCATCCGTAATGACGGATCAATCGCTAATGGGAGTACTCCCCTTGATGGAAAAAATAGTAGCGCCCCGCAGCGTGCCCTCTCAACCCAAGGCATCCTGCGAGGCGCTGTGCCCGGCTTAGTGCACGTCCACAGGCGCTTCGTGTCCGGTGTGTTGGACCGCCGGGTTCCAGGTCATCCGCACAATGAAGTGGCCTTCGGCGGTTGACTTGGCGACGAGCGCTCCTGCGTCGCCGGCGAGCTTGATGCCGAATTCGATTTCCAGGGTTTCCGGAGCGAGCTCCTGCATCGAATCCAGTGCGGCCGTGGCGGCCGGACGAACGCTGGCGAGGGCGTCTTCCAGGCGCCGGCCGACATCCAGGATGCCTTGTTCGTTGCGCCCGGGGTGGTCCACTCCGAAGCTGCCGTCTTCAACCTCCACCAGCACTGTTCCGGCGCCAACTTCATATCTCAGTACGTCCGTCACGGCTACTCCTGCTGTGAATTAAAGCGGTGGCCCACAATG
Above is a genomic segment from Paenarthrobacter ureafaciens containing:
- a CDS encoding CU044_2847 family protein, whose product is MTDVLRYEVGAGTVLVEVEDGSFGVDHPGRNEQGILDVGRRLEDALASVRPAATAALDSMQELAPETLEIEFGIKLAGDAGALVAKSTAEGHFIVRMTWNPAVQHTGHEAPVDVH